GAAATTTTTAGACTAATATTTGTTTAAGTACATCCAGGACTTCATTACAAGCAGCACGGGATGAATCTAGTGTGCACATTACTGAAATAACAGAATCTCACTAATAACATgttaaaagttttatttattttttaaaagttcaaactCCATTTCTCaacttaattttaatttattttacagagAGTTTCTGGAAATATACAGCTGGTGTTTGCTTCCAATTTGTTTGGCTTTCTGATACAAAATCCTACATCATCCCTATCTCGAAAGGCCTCAAATATTGGAAATGAGATGCCTCCCACTCTCAAAATAGTTACAATCTAATGATTTTTCTCATTCTTGGCgactgaaataaaatgaaaaaacccTCATTGCTATGGAAATAAATCCATAGCGAGGAAAAGATACAAACACAATGGGCAccatttcaaaatctcaaaacacCTTCACTGTTCAGTCACCTACAGTAACTGTTGTGTTTCCCTACGCCGAAGATAAGAAATCCTGTCACGCTGCAATCCCTGCAGAGTAGCACGCGTTCAGGATCTTACATGGCACCGACTCTAACTTGGAGAGAAACTGAATACTGCTGTGTGCTGGACAAATTCCTGTATTATCTCAGACTCACAGACTGTGTGCCTTTTTACAAGAAGTGCCTTTTTATGAAGTTGCTTTGGAACCTCAATCTTGCAAACCAGCTTTAAAGCTTCACTACATGTTTACaagctgaaaacatttttgtctttaaaaagttttttttaaggtGAAAAGATCTATGAACAAGGTTGACTTTACGCTAAAATAAATGCCAAACAGGAAGCCAACATATTTACAGAAGAAAAAGTTTTATAACAAAATCAGTATATACAAGTCACCACAGGGAAGGgagatttcacaatcactgtGCCCACTCACTCACTACAGGTTTACTGTGAGAAAAATCTTGTGGGTAATACTAAAATCTGTAGGAAGTGATCCCGCCCTCTTCAGGAGTTATTTACACAACATCTTGCACTTAAAAGCTCCAGCAAAATGTTCAGTCCATACTATTCTACTGAGCAGAGTTCAGTATCGTCTGTTCATCTTCTTGAATTTCTCATAGTGGTAGTCATCTGTTGCTTTCTCATTGGGTGGGCGCTTGCGATTCGGAGGGGACCCTTGGAAGGAGAGACAGACATATCTTATTTCCTATTCTTGAATTAATAAAGAGGATAGTGCAGGGAAGCATCCTCCTCCTTCACCTACTAAAGAGTTAGTCTAATGCCCTTTAAACCACCTGGCCTGCAGCACCCCTGCTATTCTACACTTGGGCCTTCAACAATGCCAATGTTCTTCAGACTTGATTCTTTATTAGTCCAAATCCTTCTCTCACATCCCCCGCATCCAAAACAGGTCTGCCCAATGCACTTAAAATCCTGACCTTCAACATTCACCATCACTCCAGCCTTGGGCCTCAGCTGAGCAGAGACTGATAGCAATGGTGTACAGCCAAGCATGGGATGGAGAGCTAAAGTGTGAATGGGTCATTTTCTACATGTAATCCTGACCCTTCACCTATGATGGGAGATAGCGGGAGGCACATTTTCTATCCAGGTTGCTTCGTGACTCATCTAGCAGGGAGCACATCAAGAATGGCATAGGCATCACCTTTCCTTTGAAGATCAAAGGAAAACCACTCTACAACACAAGACCTTCCCACCAGCTCAGGACACCAGGCCTTAGACGGCTAGAGGAGAAGGTCATATCTGTTCATGGATCTTGGATAATGAAGACTTGATACCTACAACAAGCTGGCCACGCTTTGTGTTTAGTACTCACGCTCGGGTTCTGGCTTCTCCGTATCCCCCACTCTCAGTGGACGGGCTTTTGGTTCTTCTTTATTCCTCCTCACTGGTGCACTCAGCTCCTCATGATAGACTGGAAGAAGAGACACACCAAATGGTGATTTTAGAGAGTAGCATTGTTTAGatgtagaatcacagaaatatacaGCTAGAACggatctcaagaggtcacctagtccatctcctcacactgaggcaggattaagtacacctagaccattcctggtgGATTGTTTATCACATCTCTCATCTGTTGCGATTAAACTTTAGCAGAAACACAAATGGAAGCCAGGAACAATCACTATGATCAGCCTGTAGCTCTGGATATTGAATGAAAGCAAAGTTATGGGACACTAAAACTTTCAGCAGttcaggggatttttttttctggtttctttCCACCTGTGCAtctgacctagctactgcttcgTCATGGTCCTGAGACTCTCCACTGCTTTTGAGTCCCATGGATATTAATCTGAAGGCACCCGTCTGGACATGGTTAGAGACATTAGGAGGTTGCCTTTCCTCCCCGTCCTGTATGAGAGGCAGTTTCCAAAATGAACTCTCTTCTCTTGTTTAGCAATTCTGTCTCACCTGAAACCTGATCTGTTCTAGCATCCCAGAGTGCTCTCTCTAGTCCAGTAAGACAGACTTTGTAACCACAGAATGGTCAGGATTTTCCATCACACATCCAAGGTGTCATTTATGGGCCCCAGTCAACTGGGAGTTCACGAATGGAAAGTATGAGTAACGTGCCCTACCTTCAGtcttgctgggggaagggaaagatttGCTAGCTCAGATGTTGTCCATGTGGGAGCCCCAGAAGGAGAAAGTCAAACAGTGCTTGAGGTTGACCATGTGAATTAATAAACTCTGCTTGTATCAGACTTAATTCCACACCTTATTGCCTCTAATTAGTAGAGTAGCCGCCCATATCTGGGACTGGGGAGCTACAcagttagacaaacacatgtTAGGGATGGTccaggtatacttggtcctgctctagtgcaggggctggactagatgacctatgaaggtcccttccagtcctacatttccatGTGTCCATGATACTCACATCTGTTGTGCTGGACGTAGTTCACAGCCATGTTTGTGGGAACAAAAGAGGTTTCActgtctttctttttgttttgttgctctgCCAGCAGCCTTGCCTTGGCGTCCTCAGTAAAgattatgttttttatttttgcgctgaagagaaaaacaaatgagGAAGAGACTTAATACGCTGCAGGTAAAAAGAAGCCTGGGTCCCCAAGTACCAAAACACACAGTAGAGCCGTTTTATCTATTAGCTAGTGGATGGACAGTTTCATGTGGGTGTGGCAGCAGTTGCTGTTATCTTTGATTTGCAATCTGTTTGTCAGAGAACTGGCAATGCTGTAAAGATGAGTGCTCCATCCCAAGGATGAAGAGGAACCTCACATCCCTCAACAGCTCACCCTGTGTTAGTGTTTGGCGTGAGCCAATATTACTGGAAGATGCTGCATCACGGACCTGGGGAATAAACTCTATTATTCTGAGTATTTCCGCAGTGCTTAAGAGCCTTAGCCattgaccaggaccccactgtgcttggtgcagtacaaacacagaacaaacagacgGTCACTCCCCTAAGAGCACAGGAAGTGGCAGTATAAGTTACCCTATCAATCAGCTTGCCTCAGCCATGTCCTGCGGGGATCACCAGGTTAATTCAAACTATAAATAATTGAACAGTGAACCGCTTACTCTATTCCCAGATCCACTTCAGGAATGCCACTCAGCATCTGATTGGACAACATCTCTTCGGTCTTCTTGGCTGAAGAGACACGGATGCTCTCAGGCAGCTCGTACAGACAGTCCTCGGC
This genomic window from Chelonia mydas isolate rCheMyd1 chromosome 16, rCheMyd1.pri.v2, whole genome shotgun sequence contains:
- the C16H9orf78 gene encoding telomere length and silencing protein 1 homolog, with product MPSGKVFRRRRADSEEEEEDEQVTEEVRLKLEEAKEVQSLRRRPNGVSAAALLVGEKLQEETTLVDDPFKIKTGGMVDMKKLKERGKDRINEEEDLNLGTSFSAETNRRDEDADMMKYIETELKKRKGIVENEEQKVKLKNAEDCLYELPESIRVSSAKKTEEMLSNQMLSGIPEVDLGIDAKIKNIIFTEDAKARLLAEQQNKKKDSETSFVPTNMAVNYVQHNRFYHEELSAPVRRNKEEPKARPLRVGDTEKPEPERSPPNRKRPPNEKATDDYHYEKFKKMNRRY